Proteins encoded by one window of Pseudomonas sp. PSKL.D1:
- a CDS encoding siphovirus Gp157 family protein, producing the protein MTQLYALTGQMAELAAMCDTDDEGLKQAIQDTMAGIQGEFEVKADNIVMLRRNIEGDIGAIDAEINRLNELKRIKANSVTAITDYLRRNMDAANIKSIKRPLFTISLVAGKEKVIVDNEDAVPDDLTSVTTKITPDKSAIAAKLKADREHNEDVRKRMAAGEDCEDELIPEPAWAHLERGESSIRIK; encoded by the coding sequence ATGACCCAGCTCTACGCACTCACCGGCCAGATGGCCGAACTGGCCGCTATGTGCGACACCGATGACGAAGGCCTGAAGCAGGCCATTCAGGACACCATGGCCGGTATTCAGGGCGAATTCGAAGTGAAGGCCGACAACATCGTGATGCTGCGCCGGAACATCGAGGGTGACATCGGCGCCATTGACGCTGAGATAAACCGCCTCAACGAGCTGAAGCGCATCAAGGCCAACAGCGTTACCGCCATAACCGACTACCTGCGCCGCAACATGGATGCGGCCAACATCAAGTCAATCAAGCGGCCGCTGTTCACCATCAGCCTGGTTGCCGGAAAAGAAAAGGTGATCGTCGACAACGAGGATGCGGTACCAGACGACCTTACTTCGGTGACTACCAAGATCACACCGGACAAGAGCGCTATCGCCGCCAAGCTCAAGGCTGACCGCGAGCACAACGAGGACGTACGAAAGCGCATGGCCGCCGGCGAGGACTGCGAAGACGAACTCATCCCCGAGCCAGCCTGGGCGCATCTTGAGCGCGGCGAGAGCTCGATCCGCATCAAGTGA
- a CDS encoding RNA-directed DNA polymerase, producing the protein MEINLLDLFDDLQAGTYRPGRSICFVVTRPKAREVWAADFRDRIVHHLLYNRIGPAIERSFIADSCACIPGRGTLYAGKRMEAKIRSQTQNWSRPGFYLKCDLANFFVSIDKRVLARQLSSRIDDPWFRQLALQVLMHDPRESYTERSPAHLFNRVPQHKRLTAQPAYLGLPIGNLSSQFFANVYLDALDKFCKHTLKAKHYIRYVDDFVLLHESPQQLNDWLRQIEDFLPSLGVRLNPSKTILQPIDRGVDFVGHVIKPWRRTTRKKSVAQALKRTAAASAESLRETANSYFGLLGQASHSQKDRAALANLVLRRGHSVNGTLTQTYPKR; encoded by the coding sequence ATGGAGATCAATCTCCTCGACCTATTCGACGATCTCCAGGCCGGAACATACCGACCGGGTCGCTCAATCTGCTTTGTGGTCACCCGGCCAAAGGCCCGCGAGGTGTGGGCCGCCGACTTCCGCGACCGTATCGTGCACCACCTGCTGTACAACCGTATCGGCCCCGCCATCGAACGCAGCTTCATAGCGGACAGCTGCGCCTGTATCCCAGGACGCGGCACGCTGTACGCCGGTAAGCGAATGGAGGCGAAGATTCGTAGCCAGACGCAGAACTGGTCGAGGCCTGGCTTCTACCTCAAGTGCGATCTGGCCAACTTCTTCGTGTCTATCGATAAGCGCGTGCTGGCCCGGCAACTGTCAAGCCGCATCGACGACCCATGGTTCAGGCAACTGGCCCTGCAGGTGCTTATGCACGACCCGCGCGAGAGCTACACCGAGCGCAGCCCTGCGCACCTATTCAACCGGGTGCCGCAGCACAAGCGCCTCACGGCACAGCCTGCATACCTCGGCCTACCCATCGGCAACCTATCTTCGCAATTCTTCGCCAACGTCTACCTCGACGCCCTGGACAAGTTCTGCAAGCACACTCTCAAGGCCAAGCACTACATCCGCTACGTCGACGACTTCGTGCTGCTGCATGAGTCGCCACAACAGTTGAATGACTGGCTCCGGCAGATCGAAGACTTCCTGCCCAGCCTGGGCGTAAGGCTAAATCCTTCGAAGACCATCCTGCAGCCAATTGACCGTGGCGTGGACTTCGTCGGGCATGTGATTAAGCCCTGGCGCCGAACCACTCGCAAAAAGTCGGTTGCTCAGGCCTTGAAGCGAACCGCAGCAGCATCAGCAGAGAGCCTACGAGAGACGGCCAACAGCTATTTCGGCCTACTTGGTCAGGCCAGTCATAGTCAGAAAGACCGCGCCGCACTGGCCAATCTTGTTCTGCGACGAGGTCACTCGGTCAACGGAACGTTGACACAAACCTATCCGAAACGCTGA
- a CDS encoding DUF1566 domain-containing protein gives MEQVNISIDANVASRIIQREFDRLLNYAALDAAPSDVPALGSYWPGQGGYNAGLVRGENGAPDYYLIVPLLTEQVRAEWGGRGEECEGASSMSDGLSNTRALLADSNSHPAAKLASEFTADGHNDFYLPARRELQVAEANVPELFEKAYHWSSSQFSAHSAYLMGFEGGWLGSHDAKGVERLVRPVRRFIS, from the coding sequence ATGGAGCAAGTCAACATCAGCATTGACGCCAATGTGGCGTCCCGAATTATCCAGCGCGAATTCGACCGCCTGCTCAACTATGCGGCGCTTGATGCAGCGCCTTCCGATGTGCCTGCCCTGGGCTCGTACTGGCCCGGGCAAGGTGGTTACAACGCTGGCCTGGTGCGCGGAGAGAATGGTGCGCCGGACTACTACCTGATCGTTCCTTTGCTGACCGAGCAGGTTCGCGCCGAATGGGGTGGTCGCGGCGAGGAATGCGAAGGCGCCTCCAGCATGAGTGACGGCCTTTCCAATACCCGGGCGCTGCTGGCCGATAGCAATTCTCACCCGGCTGCCAAGTTGGCTAGCGAATTCACTGCCGACGGGCACAACGACTTCTATCTGCCCGCCCGCCGTGAGTTGCAGGTGGCCGAGGCGAACGTGCCAGAACTTTTCGAAAAGGCCTATCACTGGTCGTCTTCGCAGTTCTCCGCCCACAGCGCCTACCTCATGGGCTTTGAGGGTGGCTGGCTCGGCAGCCACGACGCCAAGGGCGTCGAGCGTCTCGTCCGCCCCGTCCGCAGATTTATTTCGTAA
- a CDS encoding four helix bundle protein: MALHTELEIHKVAEELLGLSLDLVRNIPRDIKQVVGSKIRDECLQALVLIGRANMARDKLPHLNLLLESVWMLNYLLRALTNKGLISKGQHAKAMKLTASVGRQANAWKKSATAPAA; this comes from the coding sequence ATGGCCCTGCACACAGAGCTCGAAATACACAAGGTGGCCGAGGAACTGCTTGGCCTTTCACTCGACCTGGTTCGAAACATCCCGCGCGACATCAAGCAGGTCGTCGGCTCGAAGATCCGGGACGAATGCCTGCAAGCTCTGGTGCTGATTGGTCGCGCCAACATGGCACGGGACAAGCTCCCGCACCTGAACCTTCTGCTCGAAAGCGTATGGATGCTGAACTACCTGCTGCGCGCCCTCACCAACAAGGGCCTGATAAGCAAGGGTCAGCACGCCAAGGCAATGAAGCTCACGGCCTCCGTAGGCCGACAGGCAAATGCCTGGAAAAAATCCGCAACCGCGCCCGCTGCTTGA